A part of Cotesia glomerata isolate CgM1 linkage group LG4, MPM_Cglom_v2.3, whole genome shotgun sequence genomic DNA contains:
- the LOC123262708 gene encoding RNA-binding protein squid isoform X5, whose translation MADQDNKDFTEDITDQSYDQNGDAPQNETGNGGDAGDANENGQDSQDDKSGSDGNQESLNDRKLFVGGLSWETNDKELRDHFGSYGDIESINVKTDPNTGRSRGFAFIVFSKAESLDKIMAAGDHVINNKKVDPKKAKARHGKIFVGGLSTELSDDDIKSFFDKFGKIVEVEMPFDKTKSQRKGFCFITFESEQVVNELLKTPKQTINGKEVDVKKATPKPDGMGGMRGGAAAGRGAARGGRGGRGRGFGGQGWSQGGYGAGGYGGGYGQGGYGGGYDGYGLQTYSKIHNSLNHHSIKSSRHQQSRQLPQNNYNNQQQDSQHQKTHQQTNVSYMR comes from the exons atggcTGATCAAGATAACAAAGATTTTACCGAAGATATTACTGATCAAAGTTATGATCAAAACGGTGATGCCCCGCAAAACGAGACTGGAAATGGCGGTGATGCCGGTGACGCCAATGAGAACGGCCAGGATTCACAGGATgacaa ATCAGGCAGTGATGGTAACCAGGAGTCACTTAATGAcag gaaactTTTCGTTGGTGGGCTCAGTTGGGAAACCAATGACA AGGAATTAAGAGATCACTTTGGTAGCTATGGTGACATTGAAAGTATCAATGTTAAGACAGACCCTAACACCGGAAGATCGCGAGGATTTGCTTTTATTGTTTTCTCTAAAGCTGAATCTTTGGACaag ATTATGGCAGCTGGGGATCACGTGATAAACAACAAAAAAGTAGACCCCAAAAAAGCGAAAGCACGTCATGGTAAAATCTTCGTCGGTGGTTTGTCGACGGAGTTGTCTGACGATGATATCAAGAGTTTCTTTGATAAATTTGGCAAA ATCGTCGAAGTCGAGATGCCCTTCGACAAAACAAAGAGTCAGCGCAAAGGATTCTGTTTCATTACTTTCGAGTCTGAGCAAGTTGTCAACGAACTTTTGAAGACACCTAAACAGACCATCAACGGTAAAGAG gtCGATGTCAAAAAAGCAACCCCGAAACCCGACGGCATGGGAGGCATGCGCGGCGGAGCCGCAGCTGGCCGCGGAGCGGCCCGCGGTGGTCGTGGAGGCCGAGGCCGCGGCTTCGGTGGCCAAGGATGGAGCCAAGGTGGCTACGGAGCCGGTGGATATGGCGGTGGTTACGGACAAGGAGGTTACGGTGGTGGATATGATGGCTATG gtctTCAAACTTACAGCAAAATACACAATTCATTGAATCATCATTCCATAAAGTCATCGCGTCATCAACAAAGCAGACAACTGCcgcaaaataattataacaatcaaCAACAAGATTCGCAACATCAAAAAACCCACCAACAAACCAATGTATCATACATGCGTTAA
- the LOC123262708 gene encoding RNA-binding protein squid isoform X1: MADQDNKDFTEDITDQSYDQNGDAPQNETGNGGDAGDANENGQDSQDDKSGSDGNQESLNDRKLFVGGLSWETNDKELRDHFGSYGDIESINVKTDPNTGRSRGFAFIVFSKAESLDKIMAAGDHVINNKKVDPKKAKARHGKIFVGGLSTELSDDDIKSFFDKFGKIVEVEMPFDKTKSQRKGFCFITFESEQVVNELLKTPKQTINGKEVDVKKATPKPDGMGGMRGGAAAGRGAARGGRGGRGRGFGGQGWSQGGYGAGGYGGGYGQGGYGGGYDGYGSYDYYGGGYGGYGGYDYTGYDGYGYGGSYDGGYNGGRGGARGKGLQTYSKIHNSLNHHSIKSSRHQQSRQLPQNNYNNQQQDSQHQKTHQQTNVSYMR; encoded by the exons atggcTGATCAAGATAACAAAGATTTTACCGAAGATATTACTGATCAAAGTTATGATCAAAACGGTGATGCCCCGCAAAACGAGACTGGAAATGGCGGTGATGCCGGTGACGCCAATGAGAACGGCCAGGATTCACAGGATgacaa ATCAGGCAGTGATGGTAACCAGGAGTCACTTAATGAcag gaaactTTTCGTTGGTGGGCTCAGTTGGGAAACCAATGACA AGGAATTAAGAGATCACTTTGGTAGCTATGGTGACATTGAAAGTATCAATGTTAAGACAGACCCTAACACCGGAAGATCGCGAGGATTTGCTTTTATTGTTTTCTCTAAAGCTGAATCTTTGGACaag ATTATGGCAGCTGGGGATCACGTGATAAACAACAAAAAAGTAGACCCCAAAAAAGCGAAAGCACGTCATGGTAAAATCTTCGTCGGTGGTTTGTCGACGGAGTTGTCTGACGATGATATCAAGAGTTTCTTTGATAAATTTGGCAAA ATCGTCGAAGTCGAGATGCCCTTCGACAAAACAAAGAGTCAGCGCAAAGGATTCTGTTTCATTACTTTCGAGTCTGAGCAAGTTGTCAACGAACTTTTGAAGACACCTAAACAGACCATCAACGGTAAAGAG gtCGATGTCAAAAAAGCAACCCCGAAACCCGACGGCATGGGAGGCATGCGCGGCGGAGCCGCAGCTGGCCGCGGAGCGGCCCGCGGTGGTCGTGGAGGCCGAGGCCGCGGCTTCGGTGGCCAAGGATGGAGCCAAGGTGGCTACGGAGCCGGTGGATATGGCGGTGGTTACGGACAAGGAGGTTACGGTGGTGGATATGATGGCTATGGTAGTTATGACTATTATGGCGGTGGATATGGCGGCTACGGTGGTTACGACTACACCGGATACG ACGGCTATGGCTATGGCGGTAGTTACGACGGTGGCTACAATGGTGGTCGCGGTGGTGCACGCGGTAAAG gtctTCAAACTTACAGCAAAATACACAATTCATTGAATCATCATTCCATAAAGTCATCGCGTCATCAACAAAGCAGACAACTGCcgcaaaataattataacaatcaaCAACAAGATTCGCAACATCAAAAAACCCACCAACAAACCAATGTATCATACATGCGTTAA
- the LOC123262708 gene encoding RNA-binding protein squid isoform X3, translating into MADQDNKDFTEDITDQSYDQNGDAPQNETGNGGDAGDANENGQDSQDDKSGSDGNQESLNDRKLFVGGLSWETNDKELRDHFGSYGDIESINVKTDPNTGRSRGFAFIVFSKAESLDKIMAAGDHVINNKKVDPKKAKARHGKIFVGGLSTELSDDDIKSFFDKFGKIVEVEMPFDKTKSQRKGFCFITFESEQVVNELLKTPKQTINGKEVDVKKATPKPDGMGGMRGGAAAGRGAARGGRGGRGRGFGGQGWSQGGYGAGGYGGGYGQGGYGGGYDGYDGYGYGGSYDGGYNGGRGGARGKGLQTYSKIHNSLNHHSIKSSRHQQSRQLPQNNYNNQQQDSQHQKTHQQTNVSYMR; encoded by the exons atggcTGATCAAGATAACAAAGATTTTACCGAAGATATTACTGATCAAAGTTATGATCAAAACGGTGATGCCCCGCAAAACGAGACTGGAAATGGCGGTGATGCCGGTGACGCCAATGAGAACGGCCAGGATTCACAGGATgacaa ATCAGGCAGTGATGGTAACCAGGAGTCACTTAATGAcag gaaactTTTCGTTGGTGGGCTCAGTTGGGAAACCAATGACA AGGAATTAAGAGATCACTTTGGTAGCTATGGTGACATTGAAAGTATCAATGTTAAGACAGACCCTAACACCGGAAGATCGCGAGGATTTGCTTTTATTGTTTTCTCTAAAGCTGAATCTTTGGACaag ATTATGGCAGCTGGGGATCACGTGATAAACAACAAAAAAGTAGACCCCAAAAAAGCGAAAGCACGTCATGGTAAAATCTTCGTCGGTGGTTTGTCGACGGAGTTGTCTGACGATGATATCAAGAGTTTCTTTGATAAATTTGGCAAA ATCGTCGAAGTCGAGATGCCCTTCGACAAAACAAAGAGTCAGCGCAAAGGATTCTGTTTCATTACTTTCGAGTCTGAGCAAGTTGTCAACGAACTTTTGAAGACACCTAAACAGACCATCAACGGTAAAGAG gtCGATGTCAAAAAAGCAACCCCGAAACCCGACGGCATGGGAGGCATGCGCGGCGGAGCCGCAGCTGGCCGCGGAGCGGCCCGCGGTGGTCGTGGAGGCCGAGGCCGCGGCTTCGGTGGCCAAGGATGGAGCCAAGGTGGCTACGGAGCCGGTGGATATGGCGGTGGTTACGGACAAGGAGGTTACGGTGGTGGATATGATGGCTATG ACGGCTATGGCTATGGCGGTAGTTACGACGGTGGCTACAATGGTGGTCGCGGTGGTGCACGCGGTAAAG gtctTCAAACTTACAGCAAAATACACAATTCATTGAATCATCATTCCATAAAGTCATCGCGTCATCAACAAAGCAGACAACTGCcgcaaaataattataacaatcaaCAACAAGATTCGCAACATCAAAAAACCCACCAACAAACCAATGTATCATACATGCGTTAA
- the LOC123262708 gene encoding RNA-binding protein squid isoform X4, whose amino-acid sequence MADQDNKDFTEDITDQSYDQNGDAPQNETGNGGDAGDANENGQDSQDDKSGSDGNQESLNDRKLFVGGLSWETNDKELRDHFGSYGDIESINVKTDPNTGRSRGFAFIVFSKAESLDKIMAAGDHVINNKKVDPKKAKARHGKIFVGGLSTELSDDDIKSFFDKFGKIVEVEMPFDKTKSQRKGFCFITFESEQVVNELLKTPKQTINGKEVDVKKATPKPDGMGGMRGGAAAGRGAARGGRGGRGRGFGGQGWSQGGYGAGGYGGGYGQGGYGGGYDGYGSYDYYGGGYGGYGGYDYTGYGLQTYSKIHNSLNHHSIKSSRHQQSRQLPQNNYNNQQQDSQHQKTHQQTNVSYMR is encoded by the exons atggcTGATCAAGATAACAAAGATTTTACCGAAGATATTACTGATCAAAGTTATGATCAAAACGGTGATGCCCCGCAAAACGAGACTGGAAATGGCGGTGATGCCGGTGACGCCAATGAGAACGGCCAGGATTCACAGGATgacaa ATCAGGCAGTGATGGTAACCAGGAGTCACTTAATGAcag gaaactTTTCGTTGGTGGGCTCAGTTGGGAAACCAATGACA AGGAATTAAGAGATCACTTTGGTAGCTATGGTGACATTGAAAGTATCAATGTTAAGACAGACCCTAACACCGGAAGATCGCGAGGATTTGCTTTTATTGTTTTCTCTAAAGCTGAATCTTTGGACaag ATTATGGCAGCTGGGGATCACGTGATAAACAACAAAAAAGTAGACCCCAAAAAAGCGAAAGCACGTCATGGTAAAATCTTCGTCGGTGGTTTGTCGACGGAGTTGTCTGACGATGATATCAAGAGTTTCTTTGATAAATTTGGCAAA ATCGTCGAAGTCGAGATGCCCTTCGACAAAACAAAGAGTCAGCGCAAAGGATTCTGTTTCATTACTTTCGAGTCTGAGCAAGTTGTCAACGAACTTTTGAAGACACCTAAACAGACCATCAACGGTAAAGAG gtCGATGTCAAAAAAGCAACCCCGAAACCCGACGGCATGGGAGGCATGCGCGGCGGAGCCGCAGCTGGCCGCGGAGCGGCCCGCGGTGGTCGTGGAGGCCGAGGCCGCGGCTTCGGTGGCCAAGGATGGAGCCAAGGTGGCTACGGAGCCGGTGGATATGGCGGTGGTTACGGACAAGGAGGTTACGGTGGTGGATATGATGGCTATGGTAGTTATGACTATTATGGCGGTGGATATGGCGGCTACGGTGGTTACGACTACACCGGATACG gtctTCAAACTTACAGCAAAATACACAATTCATTGAATCATCATTCCATAAAGTCATCGCGTCATCAACAAAGCAGACAACTGCcgcaaaataattataacaatcaaCAACAAGATTCGCAACATCAAAAAACCCACCAACAAACCAATGTATCATACATGCGTTAA
- the LOC123262708 gene encoding RNA-binding protein squid isoform X2, producing the protein MCDLICYYVVDTINQFDNTLEYHDWCLRSGSDGNQESLNDRKLFVGGLSWETNDKELRDHFGSYGDIESINVKTDPNTGRSRGFAFIVFSKAESLDKIMAAGDHVINNKKVDPKKAKARHGKIFVGGLSTELSDDDIKSFFDKFGKIVEVEMPFDKTKSQRKGFCFITFESEQVVNELLKTPKQTINGKEVDVKKATPKPDGMGGMRGGAAAGRGAARGGRGGRGRGFGGQGWSQGGYGAGGYGGGYGQGGYGGGYDGYGSYDYYGGGYGGYGGYDYTGYDGYGYGGSYDGGYNGGRGGARGKGLQTYSKIHNSLNHHSIKSSRHQQSRQLPQNNYNNQQQDSQHQKTHQQTNVSYMR; encoded by the exons ATGTGTGATCTCATCTGCTACTACGTGGTGGATACTATCAATCAATTTGACAATACTCTGGAGTATCATGACTGGTGCCTACG ATCAGGCAGTGATGGTAACCAGGAGTCACTTAATGAcag gaaactTTTCGTTGGTGGGCTCAGTTGGGAAACCAATGACA AGGAATTAAGAGATCACTTTGGTAGCTATGGTGACATTGAAAGTATCAATGTTAAGACAGACCCTAACACCGGAAGATCGCGAGGATTTGCTTTTATTGTTTTCTCTAAAGCTGAATCTTTGGACaag ATTATGGCAGCTGGGGATCACGTGATAAACAACAAAAAAGTAGACCCCAAAAAAGCGAAAGCACGTCATGGTAAAATCTTCGTCGGTGGTTTGTCGACGGAGTTGTCTGACGATGATATCAAGAGTTTCTTTGATAAATTTGGCAAA ATCGTCGAAGTCGAGATGCCCTTCGACAAAACAAAGAGTCAGCGCAAAGGATTCTGTTTCATTACTTTCGAGTCTGAGCAAGTTGTCAACGAACTTTTGAAGACACCTAAACAGACCATCAACGGTAAAGAG gtCGATGTCAAAAAAGCAACCCCGAAACCCGACGGCATGGGAGGCATGCGCGGCGGAGCCGCAGCTGGCCGCGGAGCGGCCCGCGGTGGTCGTGGAGGCCGAGGCCGCGGCTTCGGTGGCCAAGGATGGAGCCAAGGTGGCTACGGAGCCGGTGGATATGGCGGTGGTTACGGACAAGGAGGTTACGGTGGTGGATATGATGGCTATGGTAGTTATGACTATTATGGCGGTGGATATGGCGGCTACGGTGGTTACGACTACACCGGATACG ACGGCTATGGCTATGGCGGTAGTTACGACGGTGGCTACAATGGTGGTCGCGGTGGTGCACGCGGTAAAG gtctTCAAACTTACAGCAAAATACACAATTCATTGAATCATCATTCCATAAAGTCATCGCGTCATCAACAAAGCAGACAACTGCcgcaaaataattataacaatcaaCAACAAGATTCGCAACATCAAAAAACCCACCAACAAACCAATGTATCATACATGCGTTAA
- the LOC123262902 gene encoding E3 ubiquitin-protein ligase ariadne-1-like — MWHAPILCKYLRKWVKKTAEDSTTSHWIGINAKECPQCLAAIEKNGGCNHMTCRNCKYEFCWICTKKWSGRCFSTRCNRYDEAEEVNQESDIPTDAFKTYFFYRMRFIRHLNSLEQERNLMMDVQNKWQSLQMSWIEVFFLQVVMTKAVNVLRQTRETLMYSYVFAYFAEKSNQKTILEFNMQDMENATDSLSHFLEMHIDNAEVDLIIRKIQNKTLYCDQLCKVLQDHVNEGYDKGWWTHVETT, encoded by the coding sequence ATGTGGCACGCGCCTATTTTGTGCAAGTATTTGAGAAAATGGGTGAAGAAAACCGCTGAAGACTCGACTACCTCCCACTGGATCGGAATAAACGCCAAGGAATGTCCACAGTGCCTCGCGGCGATCGAGAAAAATGGCGGATGCAACCACATGACCTGCAGGAATTGTAAGTATGAGTTCTGCTGGATCTGCACCAAAAAATGGTCCGGTCGTTGCTTCAGCACTAGATGCAACAGGTATGATGAAGCTGAAGAAGTCAATCAGGAGTCGGATATTCCCACGGATGCTTTTAAGACATATTTCTTCTACCGCATGAGGTTTATTAGACATTTAAATTCCTTGGAGCAGGAAAGAAATTTGATGATGGACGTTCAAAATAAGTGGCAAAGTTTACAAATGTCATGGATAGAGGTCTTCTTTTTGCAAGTAGTCATGACGAAGGCGGTAAATGTTTTGCGCCAAACTAGGGAGACCTTGATGTATTCCTACGTGTTTGCGTATTTTGCTGAAAAGTCTAACCAAAAGACTATTCTGGAGTTCAATATGCAGGACATGGAAAATGCTACAGATAGTCTGTCGCATTTTTTGGAAATGCATATTGATAATGCTGAGGTTGATCTCATCATACGCAAGATTCAGAATAAGACTCTGTATTGTGACCAACTCTGCAAAGTACTTCAGGATCATGTTAATGAAGGTTATGACAAGGGCTGGTGGACCCATGTTGAAACTACGTag
- the LOC123263941 gene encoding E3 ubiquitin-protein ligase ARIH1-like, whose product MSDNEPDLELDLEEEYDSNDDIEMAQLESLVTDVEDYKYKILSPDKIVSEMIEKIKSVNLILLIPSTTARILLHHFKWDEEKLLEDYFSKDRAAIFKAAGLVDPSSVSKSKELPSDSTEFCGICLSPFIRSLMTGLECGHRFCGDCWAKYLSVKVMSEGECLSISCPAHKCEILVDDTSAMALIKDSTVRSKYQCLITQSFVECNRLLKWCPAPDCNRAVKVQEVEFKPVKCVCGRRFCFKCSETWHAPILCEYLRKWVKTAAEDSATSHWIGINTKECPKCHTAIEKNGGCNHMTCRKCKYEFCWICSVNWAHHNVNYSCNRFESAEAQNEQMINRSKLNRILFYYDRYVNYKKSFEKDNDLCLIIGETITKFQALGMSWMEVQFLTRALEALRQCRVTLMYSYPFAYYIEPCNQMDIFVDNQRDLEIATEELAQYLERELQYDSVVEVKQKVRDKTAYCEDRRKVLLDHVHEGYDKDWWKDNSLA is encoded by the coding sequence atgtcGGACAACGAGCCTGACCTTGAACTGGACCTAGAAGAAGAGTACGATAGCAATGACGACATAGAGATGGCGCAGCTAGAATCTTTAGTAACCGACGTGGAGGactataaatacaaaatactGAGCCCAGATAAAATAGTCTCCGAGatgatagaaaaaataaaatcagtgAACTTGATTCTTCTAATCCCTAGCACAACCGCCAGAATTTTGTTGCACCACTTTAAGTGGGACGAAGAGAAGCTCTTGGAAGACTATTTTTCCAAGGATAGAGCCGCCATCTTCAAGGCGGCTGGCCTAGTAGACCCTTCAAGTGTCTCAAAATCTAAAGAACTCCCGTCAGATTCAACAGAGTTCTGCGGAATTTGCTTGAGTCCGTTTATCAGGAGCTTGATGACCGGCCTGGAGTGCGGGCACCGTTTTTGCGGCGACTGCTGGGCGAAATATCTCTCGGTGAAGGTGATGTCAGAGGGGGAGTGCCTTTCCATCTCCTGTCCTGCTCACAAGTGCGAGATTTTAGTTGACGACACCTCCGCGATGGCGCTGATCAAGGATTCCACGGTAAGGTCCAAGTACCAGTGCTTGATAACGCAGAGTTTCGTTGAGTGCAACAGATTATTGAAGTGGTGCCCGGCTCCAGACTGCAACCGTGCGGTTAAAGTCCAGGAAGTGGAATTTAAACCCGTAAAGTGTGTCTGTGGCCGTAGATTTTGTTTCAAATGCAGTGAAACGTGGCACGCGCCCATTTTGTGCGAGTATTTGAGAAAATGGGTCAAGACTGCCGCTGAAGACTCGGCTACTTCCCACTGGATCGGAATTAACACCAAGGAATGTCCCAAGTGCCACACGGCGATCGAAAAAAATGGCGGCTGTAACCACATGACCTGCAGGAAATGCAAATATGAGTTCTGCTGGATCTGCAGTGTAAATTGGGCGCACCATAATGTTAATTATAGTTGCAATAGGTTTGAATCTGCCGAAGCGCAGAATGAACAGATGATCAACAGGTCCAAGCTCAACAGAATCTTGTTTTATTACGACAGATATGTCAATTATAAGAAGTCTTTTGAGAAAGATAATGACTTGTGCTTAATTATTGGCGAGACTATAACCAAGTTCCAAGCTTTGGGCATGTCCTGGATGGAAGTTCAATTTTTGACCAGGGCGCTGGAGGCGCTAAGACAGTGCAGGGTTACTTTGATGTACTCGTACCCGTTTGCTTATTATATAGAGCCTTGTAATCAGATGGACATTTTTGTGGATAATCAGCGAGATTTGGAGATTGCGACTGAGGAACTGGCGCAATATTTGGAACGGGAGTTGCAGTATGATAGTGTGGTTGAGGTTAAGCAGAAGGTTAGGGACAAGACGGCTTATTGCGAAGACCGGAGGAAGGTTCTGTTGGATCATGTTCATGAAGGCTATGACAAGGATTGGTGGAAGGACAATTCGCTtgcatga
- the LOC123264428 gene encoding mevalonate kinase, with amino-acid sequence MNFLVSAPGKVILFGEHAVVYGKTAVAASLDLRTTLQFNELDAQKNIILLSMPKLDLKIAVSLAEVLEFSRESPKLTEENHEEFYEFVSKFVSKLQYSDVQKLGLEALFYLLIAVTQSESLEIKPFSLFLDTKLSIGSGLGSSASFAVCISTSFLHWANFQKNKLTKLDELELQKISKFAMGCEKIMHGTPSGIDHTVAIYGAVIEFKKPDKLDPVFGVKKMEILLVDTKVPRCTKDLVAKFAELKMKFPGIVDAILDAIDQVAQEALKVIRKMRTVDDEAHWRDLGALVEVNHGLLASCQVSHPALEKICGAAREKKLKAKMTGAGGGGYAYVLLPPGVEEEKVQEVTQVLEGFGFLVTRSSLGGPGVRID; translated from the coding sequence ATGAACTTCCTCGTGTCAGCTCCCGGGAAAGTGATCCTCTTCGGCGAGCACGCAGTAGTGTACGGAAAAACTGCAGTGGCAGCAAGCTTGGACTTGCGAACAACTCTTCAGTTCAACGAACTCGACGCTCAGAAGAATATTATTCTTCTGAGCATGCCAAAGTTGGATCTGAAAATCGCAGTGTCATTAGCAGAAGTCTTAGAATTCTCCCGAGAGTCTCCGAAACTTACCGAGGAAAATCACGAAGAGTTCTACGAGTTTGTAAGTAAATTCGTGAGTAAGCTCCAGTATTCAGATGTCCAAAAATTGGGCTTAGAAGCGTTGTTTTACTTGTTAATTGCTGTAACGCAAAGTGAAAGCCTTGAAATAAAGCCCTTTAGCTTATTTCTGGACACTAAGCTATCAATTGGGTCAGGATTGGGCAGCTCGGCTTCTTTCGCTGTCTGCATCTCCACCAGCTTCTTACACTGGGCGAATTTCCAAAAGAACAAACTGACGAAGCTTGATGAGCTTGAGCTCCAGAAGATCTCCAAGTTTGCGATGGGCTGCGAGAAGATTATGCACGGAACGCCCTCTGGGATAGACCACACTGTCGCCATCTATGGAGCGGTGATAGAATTTAAAAAGCCTGACAAGTTAGACCCGGTTTTTGGGGTCAAGAAGATGGAGATCTTGCTGGTGGACACAAAGGTGCCTAGATGCACCAAGGATTTGGTGGCGAAGTTTGCGGAGCTGAAGATGAAGTTTCCGGGAATTGTTGACGCCATTTTGGACGCCATTGATCAGGTGGCTCAAGAAGCGCTTAAGGTGATCAGGAAGATGAGGACGGTGGATGATGAAGCTCACTGGAGGGATCTGGGTGCTCTTGTGGAGGTCAATCATGGATTGTTGGCTAGCTGCCAGGTGTCCCATCCGGCGCTGGAGAAGATCTGCGGGGCGGCAAGGGAGAAGAAGCTTAAGGCCAAGATGACTGGAGCTGGAGGAGGAGGATATGCTTATGTTCTTCTGCCACCTGGTGTGGAAGAGGAGAAGGTTCAGGAGGTGACGCAGGTTCTGGAAGGATTCGGGTTCCTGGTCACTAGATCCAGTCTTGGAGGTCCTGGAGTTAGAATTGATTAA